One genomic segment of Ignavibacteriales bacterium includes these proteins:
- a CDS encoding SMP-30/gluconolactonase/LRE family protein, with protein MCNKIICMLFLLIPFFVNAQSPVPSGAVLETLIPDNQQNIAWSEGPVWKNGVLLFSDVQNNKINQWNETSRTVSVYLTPTNKSNGLTVDAQGRLLLAQGQTRTVSRQEINGTMTLIATKFRGKTFNSPNDLVVRNADGSIFFTDPDYDNSLVQKFRGIYRVSPSGAVQLIDSLFQKPNGICFSPDEKKLYVDDSPLRQIYVWDVVNDSTFTNKQLLFTTGGPSNVDGMKTDAEGNIYCTGDKGIWIISPNGEYLDKILTPSGTTPTNCNWGDSDMKTLYITTQHGLHRIRLASTNAVKGQGSLIPPAFELFTNYPNPFNPSTTIKYNLPKNAKVRITIFDLLGREVEKLMDQEQDAGYRTITWNTQMSSGMYFYRLEAISTNNPNTRFVQVKKLMLLK; from the coding sequence ATGTGTAATAAGATAATATGCATGTTATTTTTACTTATACCTTTTTTTGTGAACGCTCAATCGCCAGTACCGTCTGGGGCTGTACTCGAGACACTTATTCCTGATAATCAGCAAAATATTGCCTGGTCAGAAGGGCCGGTATGGAAAAATGGCGTTCTCTTATTTAGCGACGTTCAGAATAATAAAATAAATCAATGGAATGAGACATCAAGAACCGTAAGTGTTTATTTGACCCCTACAAATAAATCGAACGGATTAACGGTTGATGCACAGGGAAGATTGCTCCTTGCTCAAGGACAAACGCGTACGGTTTCCCGTCAGGAAATAAATGGAACAATGACACTAATTGCGACCAAGTTCAGAGGTAAAACCTTCAATTCTCCGAACGACCTCGTTGTCCGGAACGCCGACGGATCAATATTTTTCACAGATCCGGATTATGATAATTCACTGGTGCAGAAATTCCGCGGAATATACAGGGTAAGTCCTTCAGGCGCCGTCCAATTAATCGATAGCTTATTTCAAAAACCAAATGGAATTTGTTTTTCTCCGGACGAAAAGAAATTATACGTGGACGATTCACCATTGCGTCAAATATATGTATGGGATGTTGTAAATGATTCAACCTTCACAAATAAGCAGCTATTATTTACAACCGGCGGACCGTCTAACGTTGACGGAATGAAAACAGATGCGGAAGGAAATATCTACTGTACTGGAGATAAAGGAATCTGGATTATTTCACCAAATGGAGAATATTTAGATAAGATATTAACACCGTCGGGAACCACTCCCACAAATTGCAACTGGGGAGATTCGGACATGAAAACTCTTTACATCACAACCCAGCACGGGCTCCATCGAATTCGTTTGGCATCTACTAACGCTGTCAAAGGACAGGGTTCTTTGATTCCGCCTGCATTCGAATTATTTACGAATTATCCAAATCCGTTCAATCCGAGCACGACAATCAAATATAATTTGCCTAAAAATGCCAAAGTAAGAATTACTATCTTTGACCTGTTAGGGCGTGAAGTAGAAAAACTAATGGATCAGGAACAAGACGCAGGTTACAGAACGATAACTTGGAATACGCAAATGTCGAGTGGAATGTATTTCTATCGTCTTGAGGCAATATCGACCAACAATCCAAATACTCGGTTTGTCCAGGTCAAAAAGTTAATGCTGCTCAAATAG
- the lepA gene encoding translation elongation factor 4, whose product MEHLRNFCIIAHIDHGKSTLADRLLEYTGTVAARDMSKQMLDDMDLEQERGITIKLHAIQIKYQSRDKKNYTLNLIDTPGHVDFTYEVSRSLAACEGAILVVDATQGVEAQTISNLYLAIDAGLEIIPFINKIDLPSAKTMIDVVKKQVMDLIGCKAEEILMGSAKSGIGTEDVLEAIVSRIPAPKGDPDAPLKALIFDSVFDEYRGAVAYIRVMEGTVREKDRIRFFSKGQEFQAEDVGILEMQRKRVGSLSAGDVGYIIANVKDVHDTKVGDTITLVDNPASEPLPGYKEAKPMVFSGLYPSNSDNFGELRDALDKLKLNDASLIFEPESSVALGFGFRAGFLGLLHMEIIRERLEREYDQQLINTVPNVEYRVTKTDKEVLFIDNPAFMPDAGKIEKVEEPFVKAQIIAPTEYIGNIMKLCMDRRGIHRNTTYLSPERADIHFELPLSEIIFDFYDKLKSLSRGYASFDYDFLEYRESDLVKLDILLNGEPVDALSTIVHRVKSYDWGRKLCTKLRGLIPRQMFEVAIQAAIGSKIIARETISAIRKNVIAKCYGGDISRKRKLLEKQKEGKKRMKRVGSVEVPQEAFLAILSMDE is encoded by the coding sequence ATGGAACATCTTCGTAATTTTTGCATTATTGCACACATCGATCATGGTAAGTCAACACTTGCCGACCGTCTATTAGAATACACCGGCACCGTTGCCGCTCGTGACATGTCGAAGCAAATGCTCGACGATATGGACCTCGAGCAAGAACGCGGCATCACTATCAAACTGCACGCTATTCAAATCAAATATCAATCCCGCGATAAGAAAAACTATACTCTTAATCTTATTGACACACCGGGCCATGTAGATTTCACGTATGAAGTCTCGCGTTCGCTTGCTGCATGCGAAGGGGCCATTCTTGTTGTGGATGCAACACAGGGCGTGGAAGCACAGACAATTTCCAATCTTTATCTCGCTATCGACGCAGGACTTGAAATAATTCCGTTCATCAACAAAATTGATTTGCCAAGCGCCAAAACGATGATAGATGTGGTGAAGAAACAGGTGATGGATCTCATTGGATGCAAGGCAGAAGAAATTTTAATGGGGAGCGCGAAATCCGGCATAGGAACAGAAGACGTTTTAGAAGCAATCGTCTCGCGCATCCCTGCACCGAAAGGTGATCCTGACGCACCGCTCAAAGCGTTGATCTTCGATTCTGTGTTTGATGAATACCGCGGAGCAGTTGCATACATTCGTGTGATGGAAGGAACTGTACGCGAAAAAGATAGAATTCGATTTTTTTCAAAGGGGCAGGAATTTCAAGCGGAAGATGTCGGCATTCTTGAAATGCAGCGCAAACGAGTCGGCTCACTTTCTGCAGGTGATGTTGGTTACATCATTGCAAATGTGAAAGACGTGCATGACACAAAAGTCGGCGATACGATTACACTTGTGGACAATCCCGCATCCGAACCATTGCCCGGGTACAAAGAAGCCAAGCCGATGGTCTTCAGCGGACTCTATCCATCCAACAGCGACAACTTTGGCGAATTACGCGATGCACTTGATAAACTGAAGTTGAATGATGCCTCGCTCATCTTTGAACCTGAGAGCTCAGTTGCGCTCGGTTTCGGGTTTCGAGCCGGATTTCTCGGACTTCTTCACATGGAGATAATCCGTGAACGATTAGAGCGCGAATATGACCAGCAGCTCATCAACACGGTGCCGAACGTTGAGTACCGCGTCACAAAAACAGACAAAGAGGTTCTCTTCATCGACAATCCTGCATTCATGCCTGATGCAGGTAAGATTGAAAAAGTAGAAGAACCGTTCGTCAAGGCACAAATTATCGCGCCGACCGAATACATCGGCAACATCATGAAGCTGTGCATGGACCGTCGCGGCATCCACCGCAATACTACATATCTCAGCCCGGAACGTGCCGACATTCATTTTGAACTACCCTTATCGGAAATTATCTTCGATTTCTATGATAAACTTAAGTCGCTTTCGCGCGGGTATGCCTCATTTGATTATGATTTCCTTGAATATCGCGAATCTGACCTTGTAAAATTGGACATTTTACTGAATGGCGAGCCGGTGGACGCACTGTCCACTATAGTCCACCGCGTGAAGTCGTATGACTGGGGCCGTAAACTTTGCACGAAACTTCGGGGGCTGATTCCACGTCAAATGTTTGAGGTGGCAATACAAGCTGCTATCGGAAGTAAGATCATTGCACGCGAGACGATAAGCGCCATTCGGAAAAATGTGATCGCGAAGTGTTATGGCGGCGATATTTCGCGAAAACGAAAACTTCTGGAAAAACAAAAAGAAGGCAAAAAGCGGATGAAACGGGTAGGAAGTGTAGAAGTGCCGCAAGAAGCATTCCTTGCCATTTTATCAATGGAT